The sequence ATATGTCGCACAGCCCGATCTGACGGCAGAGCGGTTCCGAACCTTTCCCGCGCGCCAAGTCGGCCTGCCCGACCACGGCGACCTGCGGCTGTATCAGACGGGCGACCGTGTCAGTCGTGACAGCGCCGGCTGCCTGCATTTCCACGGTCGTGTCGACGGGCAGATCAAGTTCAATGGCCATCGCATCGAACCGGCGGAAATCGAGGACGCCATCCAGAGGTGTGCGGGGATCGAGACCGCCGCGCTTTTGCCGCTGTGGTCGGAGGACGGGGGCCGGGTCACGGGGCTGGCCGCCGCCGTCGTCTCGGGCGAAGCGCTGGATGTGACGTCGCTCAGGCTCGAGCTTGCCCGCAGTCTGCCGCGCACTCACCTCCCCACCGAGATCCACGCCTTCGCGACCCTGCCCCTGACGCCGAACGGCAAGCTGGATCGCGCCGCGCTGCGCGACACGCTGGAGGCGCGCCGCGCGGCGGCCGCGGCCACGGCCGGGGCGGCGGATCTGTCGCATGTCGACGAACGCCTCGTTGCCGCCTGGACCGATACGCTCGGCACGCCGCCATCCGGGCCGGACACGGATTTCTTCGTCGCGGGGGGCAACTCGCTTTCGGCGATGCAGCTTTTGCTGGCCGCAGAAGAGGTTTTTGACCGACGCCTCGACATCAACCGTTTTTCGCCGATGCGACGTTGAACCGGCTGCAGGCCATGGCCAGCCGATCCTGCGCGGGGCCGCGGCGGCGCTTTCTTGTGACCCTGCGCCAGGGCGCGGCGCAAAAGCCCCCCCTGATCGCGGTGACAGGGTTGCGGGGCGCGTGCCTTTGGGCGCGCGAAATGGTCGACGCTCTGCCCGCCGACGGGCGGCCCGTTTACGGCCTGAACCTGCCCGAGGATGACCCTCATGCCGAGCGGCAGGACAGCCTGCAATCCCTGGCCGAGGCCATGGCCGAAGAACTGATTGCTGAATTCGGAGACCGCCCCCTCCACCTTGTCGGCTATTCCTTTGCGGGGTTCCTTGCCTTTGTTCTGGCCGGGCTGTTGAGGGACAAGGGGGGCAATCCGGGCCGAACGATCCTGGTCGATCCCAACTCGAACCTCGGGCCGACGCTGCCCAGGTTCGAGGAAAATGCCCATATTCCGGTCGAGGCACGGCTAAGCCACCTGCGCTGGGAACATCGTCTGCGCATCACCCCGATCGATGTCGACTATATCTATTGCCCCGAGGCCTTTCCCGGCCCCCGCAAGAACGACGCCGAAGAATTCGCGCTGCTGACCGGGGGCGACATGGCCGTCCACCAGATCGCGACATCACACGTGGCTATCATCCACGGGGCTCAGGCGCGAAAGCTGGCGTCGGTTGTCGATGGCATCCTTGCCGGCACGCGCCAGCCCGAGGCCCGGCTGACGGCCCGTTTCACGCCCGAGGACCTGGATCGCGCGCTGACCGCGCGGGATCTCAGCCTGGCGGGGCGCTTTGCCGATGCGGCGGTCCTCTATGACGGTCTGGTTGCACGCTATGGCCACGCGGCCGAGTGGTTGCACGCGGCCCGCTTGGCCGCCCATGCCGGGGCGGGGCGACGGGGCGTGTTCTGGCGTGAAACGATGCGCGGTGTTTTCGGCGCGGGCCATACGGCGCGGTACTGGTGCATTTTGGGGGCGGCCGGCGAGAAGGCGGGCGCGCTGCG comes from Roseibacterium elongatum DSM 19469 and encodes:
- a CDS encoding thioesterase domain-containing protein yields the protein MASRSCAGPRRRFLVTLRQGAAQKPPLIAVTGLRGACLWAREMVDALPADGRPVYGLNLPEDDPHAERQDSLQSLAEAMAEELIAEFGDRPLHLVGYSFAGFLAFVLAGLLRDKGGNPGRTILVDPNSNLGPTLPRFEENAHIPVEARLSHLRWEHRLRITPIDVDYIYCPEAFPGPRKNDAEEFALLTGGDMAVHQIATSHVAIIHGAQARKLASVVDGILAGTRQPEARLTARFTPEDLDRALTARDLSLAGRFADAAVLYDGLVARYGHAAEWLHAARLAAHAGAGRRGVFWRETMRGVFGAGHTARYWCILGAAGEKAGALRLSRIAWRRALRLSGSDVFGGFQLVLSLLYSRKFSAAQAVADEIEHRARTPVPALMARAAIAKVSGLDGQCHLLLVDALSRSSITIGHVLAALNQILGPEDHQIALRLIDGALEYFHEDAALLHARSEWLARADAEGVADAGRQRTRPGMRSMAKS